The DNA region TATTCCTTGGTTAAAGAGTTGATAGCTTTAACCCAGGACCCAGGAGCAAAGTTGTTATGTGAAGGCACGGGCACCATAAAAGAACTTAGTTGACATAAGTGAAGGCTAtgaaaattggaaaagaaaaatacaacaaatttcTTCTGCCACCcggccaaaaacaaaattgaaaaaaacacTTGAGGAGTATGTGCAAACATTGTATCTGAAACCGGGATTGGATTTAAACATTCAGTAACAAGAATAGCATCTGCCGTGGATTTTAGTTTAATAAAGCATGAAAAGGCCACTTTCGGTAAAGTGAAAAACAGATTTCTCATATTCATTTTACTTTTCCCTTTTATGTCAATTACTTTGGTAGTTAAAGGTTAACtttataaaatgataatatCTAAGCTTTACGACTGATGGACGCTTCTATAATGTGTTATATTGTGTAGGGAACAGAAACCCATTGGACTTCAATTACTGATAACAAATTGTTGAATTTTCTAAACTGTCATAAGCACTTGTATCTAACCAGGTAAGAGATTTGCATCTATCATATGTCTCCTTATGCATATAATTTGAGTTTGTGACTGCATCATGGATAAGATGGTCATCCTTTTGTATCACATTCATGTGTCACTGCTAGAATCTCCTTGCAAGAAATTAGATAGTTGATCAGTACACTGCCGACGATCTTTATGTTAAACTTGCTTTTGAGTTTTTTGGCAGGGTGTTATGGTGACTGGTCTTGTGGTATGGTGCTTTCCCATGTTTCATTAGCTTATATTAAATTTAGGAGGATCTCAGTAAAGTTCGTAGCATGGTTCTCACATATTTAACAAAGTAATGATACTAAAACGGTTCCACACGTACAACAGTTGTAGATAATACCACCCTAGAAAGTCGCTCTTTGTAATTCTATTCATTTATGATCAGCATGTTTTTCATGGCCAAGTTGGGCATGCTCAAAACGTGACATGAACTTGAAATTGGTGTCACCTTCATTACAGTGTCAAGAAATCCATATACGGTAAGTAGTAATTACTTGAGTGAAGCTTATTATTGCACTTGGCTCTGACTTTTCTTTGGTTCCTCTTCATCACTTGAAGAAGCTCGAGGTTGTGTGAAGTTAAATCATGAGAACTGGAACTGAGAGCATGGGTGAATGTTCTAGCTCAACTTCATTAAGCAGTCAACAGGATGTTGACGATGACAGGGTGATTGCTATTGTACTGTCTGACGAGTATGCAAAATTAGATGCTAAATTTTATTGAAGTTAAATATTGTGTTGAGAATGCAGAGCTGTGGTTGAGTTTTTGGTCAGGGGTGCATTACAATTCACTTTATGACATCCAAGGTTTGTTGTTATGCTTTTGCAAGttgaaggaaataaaagaaaagaaaagcgaGGGGTGGAGAATACTGAATGATAGAAATGTGTTGTTTTGTGTTGCAGAGGCTCCCATACACCAGCATAAGCAGAAGAGGAAGCACTGGTTGTTTTAGCTGGAGGATAAACAAATATTCTTCACTTTGTCTCACATCGACACATGGAGATTACTTCTTGTATGTTACTGCAACTATATCAAGTGTACGTACATATGTGGAAACTATACACAATGTAGCAACATGAACAAGTATCCTCCAGCTAAAACAACCAGTGCTTCCTCTTCTGCTTATGCTGGTGTATGGGAGCCTCTGCAACAAAAAACAACACATTTCTATCATTCAGTATTCTCCacccctctcttttcttttcttttatttccttcaaCTTGTAAAAGCATAACAGCAAACCTTGGATGTCATAAAGTGAATTGTAATGCAACTCCGACCACAGCTCTGCATTGTCAACACAATATTTAACTTCaataaaattttgcatttaatttcgcATGCTCTTCAGACAGTACAACAAAAATCATCCCGTCATCATCAACATCCTGTTGACTGCTTAATGAAGTTGAGCTAGAACATTCACCCATGCTCTCAGTTCCAGTTCTCATGATGTAACTTCACACAACCTCGAGCTTCTTCAAGTGATGAAGAGAAACCAAAGAAGAGTCAGAATCAAGTGCAATAATAAGCTTCACTCAAGTAATTACTACTTACCGTATACGGATTTCTTGACACTGTAATGAAGGTGACACCAATTTCAAGTTCATGTCACGTTATGAGCATGCCCAACTTGGCCATGAAAAACATGCTGATCAATGAATAGAACTACAGAGAGAAACTTCCCAGGGGGCGGCATTATCTACAACTGTTGATTTTGTGGGAATTGTTTTAGTATTGTTTACATTGTTAAATATGTGAAAACCATCTTATGAACTTTACTGAGATCCTCCTAAATTTGATGCAAGTTAGTGCAACATGAGAGAGCACCATAACAGGAGTCAAGTCATGATGACACCCTGAGAAAAgagaaactgaaactgaaaaacaattttaacatAAAGAGGTCTGCATTGTCCTGGTCAAGTATCTAATTTCTTGCCAAGAGACTCAATAagtaaaacaaaaacataaatagaAAGACAACCATCATATCCTTTATGCAGTCACAAATCCAAATCATATGCAGAAAGAGACATACAAGAGAAAATCTATTACCTTGTTAGATAAAATTGTTTATGacagttgaaaaaaaaaatcaacaattttttACTAGACTGGATCACAATGTCCCGGgataaatgagagaaaaattaaagcagAAGCAGCCTACCCTACCCTTGCAACAAAGTGAAAACAATCCTGTAAGGGCATGGGCGATTAAGCCATGAAGAAAGGATGCCAAAAGAAGAAATCAATATTAAGAGACACGGGTATCACCCAGACTATTTCATGAGACTGGTGAATGATTAAATTCAGCATAAACTTCCACTCCAGGAATTTCAGTGTCTCAGCTGATCACACTTGGTCAACATGACCCTTTGCAAGACAGTGAAATTTAGGCAAGGGTAACGTCATCTTATGTCGAAGACTAGGATTTTTTACTGCAAAATGATTTGCCAAAACATCAAGAGAtcttatatgtataaatttttatgcaTAAGTGATCCCCCTGTGAAATTTAACCTACATGTAACTCAAGAGAAGTTACATTTTTATTGTGCTGTATTTTGTTCTTGTATGGTAAAGTGGTCTTCCTTTATGGTCGTAGGTCCATTATgtgtaattcttttttttttttctaaatgttgTATTTTATGGGGTGCTGCAGTTGTTTCCCCACTATTCTGGGATCTTTTACCCCCGTGTTCTATAGACTTGACGCCAAACAATCCATCACTGTATCATTTTGTTTATTGGaatcgcccccccccccccccccccccaacaaaaaACCGACCTAAAACAAACTTGGCATGGACTGTATAATGATGAATAGTTTATCATATTTCTGGAAAGGGAGGAAGTCGATCTGATTGAACATTTATGCACACTTGCCACTCCTATATTTTCTGACATATTGTCTAGAAATTCTTTTACGTGCTTGGGAGTATGGAAACATTTGACTACAGTATTCaactctttttattaatttttattaatttatgtgtttattttaagttaatatgcTCCCTGCTGTTGATTTAACTAGCTCATAGAAATGATGGGGATAAGTTGGCACTGAACTGTAGTTGCTTATAGTTCCACCACAAAGGGGCTTTAAGCACTAGCAGTTCCCATTCTCTGTTGTGACTTGGACACCCCAATtgggtaatatatatatatttttttgtttttaaaaaaaggtAATTTAGTAATACCTTTTAGAAGAAATAAGTTGGTTTGGAGAGCCTTAATTTGAATATCTGCACACTTGCAGTAGTGTTCATTATGTTTGCTGATTACTTGGTACATTTGTCTGTTCTGTTTTCAGAAGAATAGATTTTTCATTTGCAAGAGCTTTTTACAACAGAAGAAtgcatgaaaaaaaattattttaaattgggCCTAGACAATGGCTTGTGAATCGTTTTCTGTTTGCCTACATTCTTGAGAAGATTTTTGCCAGTAGTGAAAATATTACTCAGGAGGGTTCTTGAAACGAAAAGCTGTGAAAGAATCGTAGTCTCCCCCTGTTTTAGCATTTTTATGTCAGTGATGATCAGATTGTCAAGACATTGAACTTCACAAATAGATTGATTGTCCTGTAAAATACTCAATCTTGAATGTAATTGTTGCTCTTATTTGATCAAAAGATAGAACTTGGGCACTTTAGTTCGTGGATTACTGATAGATCTATTCATTGCATATTCCGGATGATAATTgctaataaattaaattttgctgtGAAGATATATGTCTTTTGACTTGAGATTACCGTCCTTGTGTGGTTTTTCGTCACTCGTGCTCTCGATTTCAACAGAAAAGGTAAATCGCAAGCGAACCTTTTACCCTTGCCTACACCGAGTATCGAACTCATGACCTATTGATGCTAACCCCAACGTATCACTTGCCCGCCACTTAAGTTATACCTTGGGGGCGAAGATATATGCCTTTTGACCTGCATTGAGGGATGCTTATTTCTTTGAAATTAGTCTGcaacatcaagcacccaaacgACCCTAAGTGGTTGTAAATAACTCTAAAATCCCTCTCTCTCATGTATGTATACAGACAACAATAATTCATGGGTTCTCATCTCGTTCTGCTGGTTCATCTCGACGAATTTTATTAAACATTGTGTACATGATGTAGAGCTGTGGTTGAGTTTTTGGTTTGAGGTGCATTACAATTCTCCCTTTTTGTGTTTTCAAGacattctcttattttttacactGCATCTTTTAAATATCAACACCCAAGGGTCCAGAGCCCCcttctttctttgtatttgatATTACATGGCCCAGGAGGTCAATTCCTAATAGGCCCACAATAAGATAAAGCCCGCGAGTTCAGAAGTCTGTCGAAAAAAGGATTTTGGAGACCCTTTCCAATAGATCCACGAAGGAGGTTCTGAGAGACTCTCTTGTTGGGCATTCCATTGATACTtaatacaaattataatttgcaagatattttttttaaaagttggaacaaataattttaagattCAAGAGAACTTGTCATATGTCATTTACTGCCTTTATAAATAAGGGGTGACCCTTTCTCTTCAAGTacgtaaaaaatattatataatatatatatatttttttttactttcgaTAGATCTAatttaggcatcggagggcTCATGCGAAAGACACCCTGCACCCTTTgaccaactttttttttttacaagtcTTCCGAAAACTAAAGACTCTCCTATagctataaatttattattggaAGCAAGATTATCACTTTTAAGTATAATATCGTTGGTCTATATTTTATGGATTAGTGTGCAAAAATTTGTTGAGAGACTAATCAAGCAGAGTTTGGAAGCTCCTTCATTACTAGAGAGAAGTAGAATTCATTCAAGAAGTGTTaatataaattcatttattctttttagGAGCTCCTTATGCGAGTTATGCAAAGTTGCATCAACTTATCATCGAAAAATGTTCTCTAATTAACGGTTTGTAATCATCACTAACCTTAATTTTAATGGTAGCCGGTATCGTCATGTGGTGTGCTGCTAATGATCTGTAACTGTAACCATGATGATCATCTTCATCCTTCCTGCATACAGCATGAATATTGTCAAGGACCCGGGTGGGTGGGTTGTGATCATATCTTTCTAATGTTCATTAAGCATGCACAATTAATTAAGAGAGGGAGCTTCCTTAACAAAGTCCGTGTGTCTTTGTAATGGCGACTATGGGTGGCTCTCTGAAATATGTTCCCATGCACGTGGGCAGGATCCAAGAGCCGATTTGTAAGAGATTTAATCCAAAGTTCAAACGAGTATTATTCTACAACTGATTACAAGAAGAACTAAAAATCCGGGGAGAATATTGTCTTGATTACAGTTTTATAAGTTCATCAATTCTATTTGATCGTATTTTACATTAATGTCGAGTTTTTTAAAGGTTTTTTTTCACCCTCGTAAGTTGTTGCTCCCCATGCAACCATCGATGCGGTTGCCAAGAGTCGTCTGGGTCTGGcaagaaaatagaaacaatacgAACACTTATTTTCTTGCTTTCCTTTCTCTCAAAAGTTTCCAAAATCTTGAAACGAAAtcaaataaatgctattttttgtttctttttcgaaataatgaaagaaaaaaacagtAAACTGAAAGTAGTGAAGTGAATCATAACAGGATCTTCAAGgctgataaaaattaaattaaacaaaaaaacaagCTTTTATTGCTGCATTAATTATTTGTAtggtttgattgtttatgtATATCTTTTCCTAGTAATGGTGAAATGCAGCCTTAAATTATTTGACATACAAATACAATCAATAGAATCTATAACAAGAATATGTGACCGACCATATACAATAAATTGTGCTGTTGTATAAGAATAAACAAATATTCTTCACTTTGTCTCAAGACATCAACACATGGAGATTACTTCTTGTATGTTACTACAACTATATCAAGTGTACGTACATCTGTGGAAACTATACACAATGTAGCAACATGAACAAGTATTCACCAGCTAAAACAACCAGTGCTTCCTCTTCTGCTTATGCTGGTGTACGGGAGCCTCTGCAacacaaaacacatttttatcATTCAAAATTCTCCAcccccttcttttcttttctttccttcaacTTGAAAAAGCATAACCAACCTTTGATGTCATAAAGTGAATTGTAATGCACTTCTGACCAAAAACTCAACCACAGCTCTGCATTGTCAACGCAATATTTAACTTTAATAAAATTCTTGAGATGACCAAACAGTACAAGATGAAAACCAATGAATTTTTGTGCGGTTTTAGACTTATTTCTAGCAACTTGAGAGAGCCTACCTCGTTTGGGTGCCTGATGTTGTGGACTGATTTCAATGAAACAAGTATCTCGGAATGAAGTCAAAAGGCATATCTTCGCAGCAAACTGCAAACACCATTTAACACAAGAAATTCTAATCACGGCACACTCACAAACACAAGAATTGACATCATAAATCAGCACGACAACAAAACATCTCTCTCTGGGAGAGGGGGTGGAGTTCTGATTTTGGTGCTACAACTCCTGGTTTCATGGTTCTAGTTACCAAAGAGAAGCACAGGACACGGTGCAACAATAAACGTTGGGCACCATTACACCAAAGTACAGTAAGTGACTGGCTTAATTCTTGTACAACAATCACTATTATCCCTCCAACTCAGAGGAACAAACTGAGGAAGAGAAAGACGCTCCAACTCCACCAACTAAAAATGAAACGCATTAGTGTTtttctcaacaaaaaaaaaaaaatgaaacacatTAATTGCTTGAAATTGGCTACATGAATCTATCTTCTCCAGTTGGCATACTTGGGGCATATACTTCTAGCTCAAAGGAATTATGTAATTCCCATGTTCAGATGGGTAACAGCATGAATTGTAACTCAATACTTctgtaaattatttaattagctTAGGAATTTAAATCATTACGTAACTACTTGACAGCAATTACTAGGTATCACGGAGAACACCCAGGCATACTCAACTTCTCGTGCTTCCAAGTTCCAACAGTGGTACTGTTCCAACTTTCCATCTGCATCTTATCACCCCAAATTTTTCCACAGTTTTACTTTAACTCTCATCAACAAAttcctctattatttttactataatTAAGATATTGCAagttttttaaagaaaaaaaatgcagaTGTGAAAGTCATTATGCTCACTATCCCACCCCACAATGTAGCTGTCCGGATGGGCTAGTCAGAACTACAGCATCTCAATTTCACAGCTTTTAGTAATTAAGATACACCAGCAATTATTATTTCACACGTGATCTATACTTTTGGTTTGTAATTCAACTACCAAATAGTCAGTCATCGACACATCATACTATGGCTTCAAGGTCACAGCCACTTAATTCTTGTACTCGGTGTGAAAAACTCCTGCAAGCTCAATTGGAGGCACATTTCAGAATTACTTCCAAGTAAAGATTCATGGATTACCACCTCACATGACAGTTGAAATCATTACTCACAGAATTGCAAAGGCGTCATTACTCacaagttctttttttttttttttttttgggggggggggggggggggcgtgaGTTTTAAACAGAACAATACCAGACCTTATCTGCTGCTGCTTGTAAGGTAACATGGTCACCCCATTCACCAGATCTGCGTTATACAGGACTAAGAGTCAGATCTTCACATGGAATTTAGTGTAGTATTATTGAAGAATCCTGTACAGCAAGCATACAGCAGTAGAAGTAATGATTTTAAGTAAAGTATCCTACTTCGCCATTTTCTTGTAATACTGTTTGTACTTCATTGGAACATAGCCTTCATACAGGGAGCGGTAATCTTTAAGCTGGAAATAAAATGTCATAAAGCATTAGTAAAACAAGATAGTCCTGGTTATTTTATGTTGAATGCAGCCACCTAAACCCATCTGTTAGGCAGGTGTAGGAAGGTTCTATTTattttggggtgggggggggggggggggggggtgcggTTTGCAGTTCAGGTGAATACACAACTTCTAAGAACAATAGTTGGGAATGGTACAAATTGTTGCTTCTCCATACAGCAAACCAATTGACACCAGCATACTAGATGTCCCAACATCACGGGACTAGTTTGATTGATCCATGTATGTTAGTTTAAATTTATGAAAGATGGAATGCATCTTGATTTAGCAGCAGAGCAGCAATGGAAGTATTATCATTGTAATGAATTCATTGATAATCTGCTTTACCAGAAATCAGTGTACGAAATGCAAAAGGTCATGAAAGGTTTATTTTACTGTAATCATAAGTCCAATGATGCAACTGGTGAAGGTTTGGTAGTGAATTATTAGCAGTGCTGGTGgcaatttaattaatgaaaaccATGAGTTAGTGGTGGAGCCAGTGGTAGTCTCTAGGGTGCCAATGATGATTACTATAAGGCTGCATCATGTTTCCAGCAATACTCTTGAAGCTTGCAATGGTAATGGGAATAATCAGGATTCGTTATAAATTACAGGTATGCATGATAGAAGATTGTAAAGTTGGACAggcagccatacaagaaaagacaaaataagaaacaaaatcataagTAATAAGGTTACAATAatgcctattgaagataagatgtgggAGTCACGATTTAGATGGTTTGGATATGTGAGAAAAAAGACTAATAGATGCAAGTCATGCAATTGTAAGGTGGGTGGATGAAATAGAGAGAGCTTGTGGCACAAGAGGGAGAAGATGATCAAAGCAAACTTAGTGGAAAACCCTTTAAGATGACACATGCTATAACGGCCTTACAAAGGATACGGCTgtggatagagatggttggaggtCTAGAACTCATGTAGCTGATCCAagttagtgggattaaggctggTGATTGTTGTTTTAGGTATGATACAGGACAACAGCTAAAGGTTATTGTGAAGAAGGGATCCTACCACTCAGGTTCTTATTCTGCTTTTCAACTAACACACTAACAGCAGTAGTCCAGATGCTACCACTCAGGGTCTTATTCTGTTTCTCAATCCTTACCAGAAGATTGCAATTAAGTTCCATTTCATTAAGGATTTTAATCCCCCTTTATGAAATGCCATCTTTAggtttgggagaaaattttgtACCCTCAGGAGTACAACACAAACCAAAACAGGTTGCAGGGGGCACTGTAATTCTAGCCTCACAAAATGCACCAGTATAAAAGATTTTTGGCCACTTAAGAATTGTTCTATAACAACCTGTTTCACGACCTCTTTGCGAACATGCTTGTGATACTCGGGCGACCTATACATCTGGTCTGAGAGAGCACGAAACtgccaaaagaaaaagagaattgAATAAAcatctaattaaaaaatagttacTACATAACTGCACAAACCTGACAATTGTCTATAATACGAATTATTACAGAACCGCACAAACCTGACAATTGCCATCCCCAGAGACCTTCACTTCATACAAACCATAAACGTTTAATctggaaaaagagagaaaagaaaaccaCCTATTAccttattttaagaaaaaaaaagagctaaGATTATTAACACAATGATACATAGCTACCTCACTTAAAAACACAAgctacataatttaaataaagaaagcATGAAACTGTGGTTCCTGAAGCCCTGTTAGGCACACTCATTTGAAGCTTTGGGTTCATGAACAATTGCATCAAAAGGATAAGAACAAACATAGATGGATTGAACAGAAATAATCTCTTTCTGAAACAAGCACATTTGCATGAGCATATGTTTATCACACCCACACATAAGGGGGAGTGAGTTGAGGGGTTATATTCTACACAAACCCCTCTTCCCAAAGGGGCTGATTTGGTAAATTTGACTTCATAGGTAACATTTGAGGAAGAATAGTGATCTTAAGAAACTGAAAGTAGTCCTGAAAACAAATTATTTATGACACCCACGCACCCAACCCTTGCTGTATATTCATAGACTAACAAGATCTGACATGATTTATAGGTAATAATTTAACAAAGAATGACTAGCAAGATCTCACATCATTTATAGGTAACAATTTAACAAAGAATGATAATTCTATAGTAATAATATAGAAAAGAAGCATGTTGAATGCCTGAAAAATAAGGAATGGGAAGGACAATGCATTTATTGAAAGCACTTGAGACTTCTAACTCTTTCTCATGCAATGAAAGCTATCTCTAGAGTCAGCTGCCTTGCTGAgttggttttctttttctcgATATGTAAATAAGATGGATTTATTGAATCACATCCAATTTAGATGCCCAAGTGGacttattttgaaaagttattgatgtatataaagatatatatatgtgtgtgtgtgtgtgtgtgtgtgtgtgtgtgtgtgtgtgtaatataGAACTTAGCTTTAGggaggaaagagagaaagaaaaggaaaaaggcaaTAATTGGCAGATTAGGGAGTGTCTTTTCTATAATTGAAGCCTCTGAAGCAAACTTTCTATTGAGTAAGATTCAGAAGGAGAGGTTTAGGAATAGATAATATTCTTATTAAGGTCTAGAAGTGCCTGGGAGATGTAGGTCTGGTTTGGTCAAAAAGACTATTGAATGAAATTCAAGAACTAAGAACCATACCAATCGTGTGGAGGAAAAGTCATATAATAACTTTATATAGAAACAAGGGGGATATACTAATTATAAAACTACCATAccaagaaattaacaaaatccaagatgaaagaaagaaaaatgtcaGAAAACCAATTTCAGTTTATGGCTAAAGGATGAATAATCAATTTGTCAAATaaggagaaagagaataaaGATTTCATATGGTTTGAACATTCTTGAAGAAACCTATATTAAGGTTCCTTAGGAATTAACATGGAAGAATTtgcacagaacacacacacacacacacacacacacacacagaagaACATATATTGTTGAAGTGATAAAAGATTTATGGAGCCACAACAATAGTGACACAAGCCATAAAGGAAATCAATGCATTAAGCCCGCatcattttcattaattatttatggatgaaataAGTACCATGATATTTGCTCTTTATTAATGGTTATTGTTTTAGTGGA from Diospyros lotus cultivar Yz01 unplaced genomic scaffold, ASM1463336v1 tig00010963_1, whole genome shotgun sequence includes:
- the LOC127793489 gene encoding OVARIAN TUMOR DOMAIN-containing deubiquitinating enzyme 12-like yields the protein MRTGTESMGESSSSTSLSSQRDVDDDRMIAVVLSEEYAKLDGAVGRRLSNLAPVPHIPRINSFIPNVNDASLDHQRLLQRLNVYGLYEVKVSGDGNCQFRALSDQMYRSPEYHKHVRKEVVKQLKDYRSLYEGYVPMKYKQYYKKMAKSGEWGDHVTLQAAADKFAAKICLLTSFRDTCFIEISPQHQAPKRELWLSFWSEVHYNSLYDIKEAPVHQHKQKRKHWLF